aggagctgctgctgccaacagctggggctgttgtggggctgggagagaagatgagcaagagatgctcaggctacaggataatacggctctgataccacttgttagtcgctgaattctcactcttggtagtaggagaattcttactctcatcgagagaggatgacactaggagttggggcaattttcttgtctatttctcacacaagctcacacaaatgccatgccaacccaaggggttggggttacatatttataggctgctagccagccaagcatatgccaagatgctagtctaagatgctagtctaagatgctaatatgtaaccccaaccccttgggttggcatggcatttgtgtgagcttgtgtgagaaatagacaagaaaattgccccaactcctagtgtcatcctctctcgatgagagtaagaattctcctactaccaagagtgagaattcagcgactaacaagtggtatcagagccgtattatcctgtagcctgagcatctcttgctcatcttctctcccagccccacaacagccccagctgttggcagcagcagctcctccgggtgaggtaccacttcatccgaagctgtttggaggaagggagcatcaaggcgagctacatcaacaccaaggaccagcttgcggacctgctcaccaagccccttgggaggatcaagttccttgagctctgctccaggaccgggatggttcaactctcccacaagacgacgcacaagacttagggggagaatgatggataagtctcatgtgtggctggtctttgtggggctatgatgctcacatggtcatggtccttgtgagcatcatagccccacaaagaccagccacacatgagacttatccatcacctGCGTGGGTATGTGTTTTCAGTGTCTGATCAATATTTAGTTTCGTTTatcatctcaaaaaaaaaaatagtttcGTTTGCTCGTTTATTTTTCTGGTTTTTTATTGTTATAATAACCTTATTACATAGTTGTTATACAAGCAAGTCATTCCTTTGTTGAATCAGCTGGCTCCATACTTGACATCTGCATTTCAGAGGTTTAGGTTTTTAACTTCAGCCCCCCATCAAGATGATAAGGAGACAAACAAACACACAGATGATGGGGTTAATAAAAGCGTTGGAGTGAGTACTGAAGCTTCAAGTGAAGCCAATAATGTGCCTGGAACCGAGAAGGCACAGGAAGCAGGTTCACTTGATTCTGTATCCAAGTCTAGCAGGAAGAGAACTACTAAACGAACTGCATTTTCTGATTCAGATTCAGAAGATCTAGACCTATCAAAGGTGGACCTTGTGAAGCTGCTTCTTGAGAAAGACGAATCACTGAAGTCTAAAGATGAAGAGTTTAAAGATATGAAGGATAAGGTCCTACGCAGCTATGCTGAGATGGAGAATGTCCTTGCCAGAACAAAGCGTGAGTCAGAGAACACCAAGAAGTATTCCATACAGGTTCGCGTTTCATATCTACTAGTTTGAAGCATGCCATACAGGTTTGCGTTTCATATCTACTAGTTTGATTCATAGGTTTTTATTGTACAAGGATTGATATCATTTAGCTGTCCCTGGAAACTTGCTCATACTTGATGGTTCTTGGTTCGCGCTTCATATCTACTAGCTTGATTCATAGGTTTTTATTGTACAAGGATTTATATCATTTGGCTGTCCCTGGAAACTCGCTCATAGTTGATGGTTCTTATATACAGAGCTTCTCCAAGAGCTTATTAGATGTTGCAGACAATTTGTCTCGGGCGTCATCTGTTGTCAAGGAAAGTTTCTCAAAGATAGATTCATCTAACAATTCTGATGAAGCTGTACCACTACTAAAAACCCTACTAGAGGGTGTTGAGATGACTGAGAAGCAACTTGGAGAGGTATTTCTTCTCAAAATTCCCCTGCATCAGTTGTACTATAATTCTGAAAATGTTGTCTTTTACTTCTGAACATGATAAACCTTTCCTGGAATTTCACATGCATGCAGGtcacttcttctcctttgtctaTCTCTTTCTCTGTCAGTTTGGCTCCATCTGCCATGAGGGCAAATATTATTGTCCCCCTAGATCTGACTCTAATAAGAAGCACTTGCAGGTCTTCAAGAAGTTTGGAGTTGAAAAGTTTGATCCTTTGAATGAGAAGTTTGATCCAAACAGGCACTATGCCTTTTTCCAAATTCATGATCCTTCAAAACCGTCGGGGACTGTTGCTGCTGTTGTGAAGGTATGCATTTCTTAATAGTACTTTTTGTTTAATAGCAAACATGGCCATTCGTTGCAACGGGACGTACCATTTGTTGCGTGATTCTTGTGCCAATTGAGCTATCTATTTTTATtggacttaggccctgtttggatgcgTAAGGCTAATTCTTGGTCAGCTAAATTTTAGCCCTTGGCCATCCAAACAGGGGGCTAATTGGTGGACAGTGAACTGATTTTTGAGCCAAACCTCAAACTAGTGGTTAGCCAACTAGCTGGCCAATCCCAGCTAAtttgggctaatttttagccccAGCTAATAACTAGCCCCAGAtgaaccaaacaagcccttaattCGGCTTGCCCAACCTTAAATCAAATGAATTCCAAGGCCCACAAAAAATGGTAATGCATTAAAGGATTAATCCCGTATGGGAAATTAATAGGAGATTTTGACTCAACTAAAATGGGTGGCTATCGTGTGCACTTGTTGTGAGTTTAAGGAAGGCAGAAGGCGACCGCACGCGCGCTGCAACGGGCATGGACTTGAGTGGCCAGGTCATGACGTGAGCGGTGCAGCGCCAATGAAAGTTTTGTAGCTCCGAACTCGGAAGCGTGAGAGTGAGAGCAATGTAACATGGAACACGGTACGACATGATGCTCTGCGTCCCGTGGTTGTCAATCCCAGATTGTGGATGTGAGCAAGGTTATTATGGCGTCGCCTAGCCGTCTGGGCGGTTTTCAAATTGAGGCGTCGGGCTCGCCACGGCCATGCCCTGTATGGCGTCTCCTCAGGCGCcaaggtgtcgccaaggcgtcggCTGGACGCCGCACGCACGGGAGAAGGCAGTGCGTGCGCGAAAGAGGAGTCGCGCGCGGGAGGGAAACGCGCACGCCGGAAAGTGAGCGCGGGAGGGAATCGCGGGCGCGGGAAAGGAGCGCTGGAGGGAATCGCGCGGCGTGCCTATACCTCTCCCGCAAGCGCCGCATCAGGATTCCATGCGATTTGAGAGAGGGTAGAGGGTGAAGGAAAGAGAGGAGCGAGGGGGAGAGAAGAGGGCAGCGGGAGAACCTCGAAGCCGCCGCCTGCCCGCCTCAATCGGTGCCCCCGCCCCTCTGCTCTTCGATTCGTGACTACTCCAACATCCGCCCATTATTTGGCCTCAACTCCTTCCTCTACTCTGCCTCCGAGCCAGCGGTTCACAGCATAAGTACATCTTTTCTCTTCCCCTCGTTCCCCTGGTCTGTGCTCCCCCTCGTTCCTCTGTTCTTTGCTGTGATCTGCTCGTTCCTTTGCTTGGATAATTAGATCAGAGCGTATATACTGGATtcgttgctggcttgctgctttgTTATGTCATTAGAGTCTAATCTGCTGCTATTGAGGTGAGAGATTTCAGATTTGCTATTTTGCTACTTTATGTTGTGCACTACTACTCTAGTAGCACTACTTATTATGGTATTACATGCTAAGAAATGGTGGTATTAAAGTTTAATTTGCTTCTAAATTCTAGTGACATTATATACTAAGGTGTTTGTGTGGCGTCACCTCGCCTCACGCCTTAAACGCCTAGGCGTCTGGAAGGGGGTAGCTCGCCACacctcgccttaccgccttaaTAACCTTGGATGTGGGATCATTGTGGTTCGTCATATGGGTCAATGCTTGGGATGGTGGTTGGGACAGCATCCCTATGGTTGACAGATGAGAGGTGCCTGGAGTTGGATAGACAAAAACAATCCCTTTGCAGCAGCAGCCACTTCAAATCCAGTGGAATTAAGAGGCCTAGATAGATGAGATGAGTGATTACCAGAGGTTTCTGGTGCGAGTTGGTTACCAGAGGTGAGTGATTTGAGGTGCCGGTGGCTGCATCTTGTGGAAGCAAAACAGGGATGGGAAGAATGGAAGCATCTTGTTGTGGAAGCGAAACAGGGAGGGGAAGAATGAAAGAAGAGACGGCAGCGGCTGTTTCTGCGCGAGAAACAACAGAACGACTGGATTATGGTATAGATGTGGTGGCCTGGCGGTGCTTTAAGTGGGCTATATGGGCCGTTGAATAGAAGCACAGATCTATCCATCTCTCATTTACTTtggctttccttttctttttaaaTTTTCACATAGCACGTAAGTAGTAGCTGATTGTTATGTAGATACAAATATGAATTTGTAGTATTTATGttgactagcaaatatgcccgtgcgttgcaacgggaggaAATAAGGTATCGAATATTCATAGAAAACGAGAATAAGAATGCTGAGAAAGTAAGCTATAATATTCATGGAAAATGTGAACAAGAATGCTATATAACTATTTATATATTATCCTtctataaaattttaaaactacaATTTATTTTACGATGATCATGACATTGACAATATTTGAGGATCTATAAAAATctataattttaatttttttatttcaatCGACAAGAAGTTAGTTGTTGATATGTCAAGTATTAGTATGTGCGATGGTCATTATGATGAGATCTCTCTATTATCCACGTGGCAACACTCATCGTGGATTGCACTGATGCATGTAGAGGTGTATTTATTTAGACTGGACTGGACAACAAATTACCCAATATTTTAATTTACAGTTAAATTAATTTGACCATCGATTGGACCATGTTGTAATCGATTGGACCATGTTCTAATAAGAAAAGTCTTGTTCTTAATCAAACTTTTGTCGCAATTTGGAGGTTAAAATTTCAACGGTCTTTTATTATTGCTTTTATGTTTTTTCTTTAGTATTTATGGGATACAAACAAAAAACGAAATAAGAACTCCGTTCACGGATGCAtgggaaggaaaagaaaaagggaaaattGTTCCATACTTCACTAACGGGAACGAAAAAAACAAACTTAAAGGTAGTGCAAAGTTATGGTATTTATTGGGGTCAAACTAAGTTCATGCTCGAATCTTTATTTTCTCCGTAAAAGCTATGTGGTTGCTGTTAATCTGTTTGTTTCCTCACCTCGAAGGCTCGAACGACGGCCTGCGTTCTTTCATCGCCTCTCGCCTCGTCTCATCCGCTTGCCTGGCCTCATCCCACAAAGCGAGTTTCATGGGGCGTTCGCTTCTCTTGCCGACACTCGCCTCGCCTCACAGAAGCTGCTCACGTCAAACTCGATTTGATGCCGAGAATCTCCTGCTGCTCAGTTGAGCTTTGCTCCTCGCTTCTCATCCGTCCATGGATccggcggcgggggcggctgAGCCTGGCACAGTGGCACTACGCCAACTCCTCCgcggctccacctccacctcgggCGGCGCCCGCCTGGCCCCTGCTCGCGTCCTTCTGCGCTTGGCACAGTGGCGCTACGACACCTCCTCCGCGGCTCCGCCTCCATCTCGGGCGGCGCCCGCCTGGCCCGTCGCGCTCTACACCTACGTCACGTACGGCACCGTGTTCGGCCTGATCTCCATGGGCGCCGTGCTCGCCGTCACGTACAGTGCCGTGATCGGCCTGCTCTCCATCCGCGACGTGCTTGCCGTCGCTGCCCCGGCCATGCTCAATTCGAGGCCGGTGAGGTTGATTCCATGACGGGTCTAGCTGTTTGGAGTATCTGATTCACTCGAgtaatttgattgattggttcagtGTTTGGTTCCATTGTAATTGGTACTTATATATAAGATATGATATGACCCGAAAAGAAAGAGTAGTAGAGGATATGGACATGGATACCGTATTTGGATTGAAAAGTAGAGGATATTGACATGGATACAGAGACTAGAAGGAGGACGGTGGAAATCGAAACTTCCTTATTATCGAACGCGCGAGCGGTAGGTTGGATGAAAAAAAGTGTGCAAGAAAtcttgcctctttattattattaggtatagatatagatatgctTCTCAAAATCTTGACATTTCGATCTCTCTTCGGGACTAATTGTCCCAAACTATTGTCCCAAAAATAGTTGGATCACGTTCCCCGTCTTGAACCAGCGCCCTGAAGAGGTATTAGCCCCACGTACCGGGAACTTGGGAAGTGTTGATCCATGTCCTGTGTGGTCACCCGCCTAGAGAGCGCCTAGCGCCTTTTGTAACCTTGGCTTTGATAGAACTATGTACATATGACCATCTGATTTGCTAATACATTATGAAGCTGACCTGACAAATAGCATGGGCAATTGGGTTCAAGAAAATAAGTTGCATCTGAAATTGTTAATAGCAAATAGCATAGAATTTTGTGATCACATGAAAACTCAGTGGGCTCTAAGAGCTATATATAGCTTTGTAATTAGTTGTgttataaagaatatatatagctTTCTCTGCACTCAGCAAGGAAGAGTCTTTTATGTTTATAACATATAAGGTAAGATGAAGGTGAGAAGTATCAAGGAAAGCTTCACATATTTTCGTCAAAACTAGATACAGAGGTAAGTCCTATCAAAAAAAAGATACAGAGGTAAGTGATGGCATACCGTCATTAGGTGTTAGAAACTACTAAATGCATTGCTAGGAATAGCTTGGATGTTATAGCATTCAGGTGTGCAAAGAGATTAGATATTTTTGTGGAAAAATTTGGGAATAGTGGATTCATGTGAAGGTGCAAGCCCTAAGGGCCCTATGCAGCCTTATTTAGGCCATTGAATTGGCCAATAGATAGATACTCTGTCCGTTTTTAAATTAGAAGGCATATTTCTTTTTGTCAGGACAAGACTTTGATCAACATTTACTCATTAATGTCATTTATGTGACACAAAATCAAAACAAGTAATTTTATTATGAATCTAATGACATTAATTTTGCATTACAAAAAAAAACATGTATTAATTAATAAAGAAACATTTGGTCAAAGGCTTACTGTAATGAAACGAAATGCACCTGTTAATTTCATAGAGGCAGTATTTGGATCACTCTTGAGAACAGATGCAATCCGCAACTGTTCCAGAGAAAATTGAATAACAGCCCTCAAAATATTTAAGAATTCTGGGAAGTAGGGTTTTGACTTTTGAGATCTACTAGATGCACGAGCCTTTTCCCTCCATACAAAGAAACAATACTTAGTTTCGCAGTCTTTCTAAAGATAACAATTATGATTTTATTTCTTCAGGTTGGCTACATGTTACATGATCGTGTTCTTCGCCCCGCTGAAGTCGGTGTCACTGAAGGTGGTCCAACTGAAGAAATCTAGCTAATAAACTGAGGATGCTGGCTGCACGCATCAATGACTACTGCCCTTTTTTGGTTGGATAAGCATACATCATATCGTAGGTTATGTTTTGACTAGATCTGTGAGACAAATCACCATTTTTGTAGTATGTTCAACGAGCCAATTTGTTGAAGCTAGTCCAGAATTCTCTTTTTTCTTGGTCGGTAATAAAAACGAGTTTGTAGAACATGTACATTACTGAAATTGCTTGCCAAAGACGGATTATTGCAGCCTGCATTAATAGGAATACTGACAATGAGCATGTCACATCCAAGGTGGTTTGGCTTGAATGAAAATGTCACAAACAAATGAATGGCGATTTTTTTTGTTTGCCTTGTCGTCCCATCTTGAAGGAATTATCTGGTCGGTTGCTCCCTTTTTTGTCTAAAAAATGTGCACATTTTGCTTTCGCTTTTCAATAAgttaactaattttaaatttcaccATTTTTTtaaaagtattaatatttataagcTGAATAATTGTTATTAGATTAATgcaatatttttataataaatctattTTGAAACATTTATATTTTTGGAAACATTTATATTGATACTAACTTTTATATAAACATAGTTGAACTTCAAATTAATTTGCTTATTAGAAGGCGATATGCACTCTTTTCATAAAGAGGAAGTATGTAGGAGTAGGCTATTCCTATTTTTAATCTTTTCTCAGAACATACATTATTTTTATTCTCAtatgtttttagaaaaaaaaactaatattttttgCTACGACAACGTCCCCCCTAGTGCGGCTAAATAGCACTGTCACACCTGGACTGCCATCGTGGCAGTTAAACGATCCTAGGGCTATCGTCCGTGTGACGCAGCTCCTGCCACACCAACCCGCCTGGGCGTGACAGGAGTGAGTATAGAGACGCGCACTGGCTCTCTTCTCCTTTCTTCCTCGGGCTTTACCTCCTAGAGCTCCCATCCTCCGCCCCATCCCTCTCCCCAATTTTCCGATCTCCATTTTCTTTTCTCAATTCGAAGCAGGAGGAAGGAGAGACCTCCGTACAAGGCATATGGCTTAGTTGCACCGTCACATTTCAAAATCTTTGCATCtatattgtaaggaaaatggatcttaggcccatttactttggattttggtgtttgatgaccaacacaatcaaattggactaatgaatttacaagtaattattttatagttcaatagggtgcaagacgtgacttgggcgaagacatgatgatcccactatcaacatcataagcaagaccctagaagcacaagagaagatccaagatatcaagcaaagtccaagcatgaagataggaaccaagccggacgcaagatcgtgaagaaacgagctcgacagaggtgaccggacgtgtccgattagGACGACATGCGCGTCTAGTCAATGGCAGAAAGctggatttcatccccaacggctactttctccatgagacttataaatagaccacccaaccgaccatttgaggtGGGGAGAGCTGAGGAagcataccaagggtgttaatacaccattttagtgatatctatttgcatagtgcttagtgattcattaggtgattagcgtaggtgctttgcgaagtgcttaggttgattagaccaccgcttatacgcttgctctaggtttaggcctagtgtttagtgatgtttgcacacctcttatcactcggtgcttgcacttaccattgttgtacatcggaggggcttgtagtcttgcgagatcacaccaaccgtgtttgtggtgtgtccgccaccgtgtaccgaagggaacaattCCCGTggcggttcggccggaagcttgatagtgaagacggcggggagtggtccaggagaggctttccagaaggcacatcggagacccacttgcgtgtggagaAGAcccagggctatccacggagttacccgactgggagcttgacccttacgaggggctccaacgaggactaggggaaagcttgagcgcttctcgatacctcgacaaaaataccagagtcatcgacgggagtttgcaccgctacctcatctttaccttccgcaccttggttgtgtgctttacttctctagcttagttgataggctagttgataggattggaacataggttgcatcattcttttgtggtagagatagcaacacacctagcaaaactgtagttgcacatttagatagattactttcctgcataggttttgactaggtgaaattagtggccttagttagaagtagaattttaagttgcctaattcacccctccctcttaggcgtcacggtcccttacataTATATTAGGTTATGTGGAGTCTAGGGTTTCATAGTATGAGGCTTCATCAACCCTAAATCCCTAGGCCCCAATCAACTAAGGTATATGATGTTGTTGTAGTCATGAATTAGAAACCATAAGGTTCATGTATGgcacttgtcggtgtttcgaacaaacaccggctagtaaatttgtaattgttgcgcgttaggcccggatggtgcactaaaggacatagggtttatactggttcggacagaatatccctacatccagtctgctgctgctcgtgtcattagtaccaaaaaaggttcgtagtagggggtacaaacggtcgagagagggaaaggtcccaagtctctgatggaatggtcgagaGGTCGCCGAGAGCTCAGTCGCTGCTCGGCT
This DNA window, taken from Miscanthus floridulus cultivar M001 chromosome 13, ASM1932011v1, whole genome shotgun sequence, encodes the following:
- the LOC136499761 gene encoding grpE protein homolog 2, mitochondrial-like gives rise to the protein MAAAARLLARISKRGVASVALAGVARRRPEAASLLGATVLAAVEPCASIKVVFQSPCMARGQRKRILLLLYKQVIPLLNQLAPYLTSAFQRFRFLTSAPHQDDKETNKHTDDGVNKSVGVSTEASSEANNVPGTEKAQEAGSLDSVSKSSRKRTTKRTAFSDSDSEDLDLSKVDLVKLLLEKDESLKSKDEEFKDMKDKVLRSYAEMENVLARTKRESENTKKYSIQSFSKSLLDVADNLSRASSVVKESFSKIDSSNNSDEAVPLLKTLLEGVEMTEKQLGEVFKKFGVEKFDPLNEKFDPNRHYAFFQIHDPSKPSGTVAAVVKVGYMLHDRVLRPAEVGVTEGGPTEEI